TCGTCGGAACTCTTTCCTCCCTACGACCTACCGGGAACCCAACTCTTCCATGACTTTTGCCAAGAGGTTATTCGGCGCTGGGGATTGCAAGATCGGGTGATTCCCGTCCGGGTCGAGCAAATCGAACGGTTTCATGAGTACGGATGGCAGCGGTTTCGGTTGCGACTTTCCAACGGTCGGGTACTGACTGCCAAGCGCGTTGTTGTGGCGATCGCCGGCGGTCAACCCAATATTCCCAAATGGGTACAATCTGTGCCCTCGAATGCTCCTAGCGATCGCCTCCTGCACTCCGATCGAGTCGATCTGCGCACTCTGGGGCAGTTAACCGGAGAGACGATATTGATTATTGGCAGCGGGCTGACCAGCGGACATCTGGCATTGGGGGCGATCGCTCGCGGCGCAAAGGTTATCATGATGGCGCGGCGCGTCTTTTACGAGAAACTCTTCGATGCCGAACCGGGATGGCTGGGTCCCAAATACCTGAAGGGATTCCACGCCGAAACTGATTGGGAAACTCGCTGGCAGATGATTCAAACGGCTCGCAATGGAGGTTCCCTCACCCCTGCCATTTTAACTCAATTGCGACGGAAAGAACGACAGAGACAGCTCTCGTTTTACGAGCAGTGCGAAGTTCAATCCGCTGCATGGCAGGAGGAGG
This window of the Roseofilum casamattae BLCC-M143 genome carries:
- a CDS encoding FAD/NAD(P)-binding protein codes for the protein MGNWKNTPSNETADKVDIAIIGAGPQALTLVTHLLQKKESMGNRFIVLDPTGDWLQQWQHQFAAYGIPHLRSPIVHHPDPDPHALRAFAESRSSELFPPYDLPGTQLFHDFCQEVIRRWGLQDRVIPVRVEQIERFHEYGWQRFRLRLSNGRVLTAKRVVVAIAGGQPNIPKWVQSVPSNAPSDRLLHSDRVDLRTLGQLTGETILIIGSGLTSGHLALGAIARGAKVIMMARRVFYEKLFDAEPGWLGPKYLKGFHAETDWETRWQMIQTARNGGSLTPAILTQLRRKERQRQLSFYEQCEVQSAAWQEEAWKVSCNQSGVHHCIARQRIDRIWLATGSTLDVNRWPLLANIRAIDPLPLVNGLPVLDEHLRWAGCNLFVMGGAAALQLGPVARNLFGARLASRRIVPALIKNFSRRSQGLWR